In the Vespa crabro chromosome 22, iyVesCrab1.2, whole genome shotgun sequence genome, tattcgtgGAGTTATTGTGCGCCTGCGTTGAACCAAGCATTACACATTCCCCCCTAAAGATCGAAGATACGTAAATGCTACTCTTTAACTTAGAAATAGTATATGGGAACGCTATTAAACGATCGTATGATTTCCGCTAAAGGGATCGACCCTTCTATGCGATACGTTACACAGGACATTCATTTCCGacatctctatctttttcgaGACGGTGATTCAAACGTAATTAATAAACACGGTCCAAGCGCAACATCGATTCGTGTGGTAGTAAGTAAATAACTTTTTGGAATGAGGTAGCAGAGTTTTTCTTGGGGTGATAAAGAGTGAACTTTTACTCAGACTTATTACTCGTTATGAACGATTAAAGAACAATTACAGTACAATTATAATTGTGCATATTGTTAGGTCATTCGGACAGAATACAATGTTGCAGgaagttttttttaatactatttcAAAGTACTCCACGAAGagaattatttactttaacaAATGTAATATAGTACAGATTTTCTGATTGCTTATTCTTTTTGTAAGATATAATTCAAACAAATTTGTTTCaactttcattataataactaCTCAAATCTCTCGATTCTTGACGACAATAACTGCAATTCCGGTCATTAATTTTAGATGCTATTTCGAAGGATGTTAAAATATCCAACCGAAGTTTTAATGATCTACAAAAATAAGATCGTACGCTGATGATTTGGAATCATTACGAGAATATCGAAAACCATGTTGCGTTTATCAATGTACTTACGCCATTAAAATTTCTGAGTGACATGTGCATCAATTTACCGGCTACGATTTTTATCGGATGATTCGACgctaatattatcaatattaggCTTTGAGCGCTTTTCGTCGGAAGACGATTCCATTCAAGAGTACAAGAAGTTACTCCGACTTTCGCAcccttgaaaaaataatacaagcgttatatttctctatgaaaagtataaaaaataataaataaataataaaaagaataagatcaATAGGAAG is a window encoding:
- the LOC124431853 gene encoding uncharacterized protein LOC124431853; this encodes MCLVEILGCTSLVCLVLYYVIMEWENSDTTGLITYFIFLLSFAFNMFIFCYIGELLSEQGAKVGVTSCTLEWNRLPTKSAQSLILIILASNHPIKIVAGKLMHMSLRNFNGVSTLINATWFSIFS